The proteins below come from a single Maylandia zebra isolate NMK-2024a linkage group LG23, Mzebra_GT3a, whole genome shotgun sequence genomic window:
- the LOC101478291 gene encoding bile salt export pump — translation MPTGSVKLQSIKQLGQENHSYEVSDEEPTGSYITITHSKKDEKAQKNEEQPAIRVGFFELFRFATCKDILMMVVGCLCALLHGSAQPLMLLVFGLLTDAFIEYDIELQELSDDRKECVNNTIQWKKNYTAAYNLSAPINQSDIGLLNSTLEMFVPLENRTCGLLDIEYEMMMFAFYYAGIGAAVFLLGYLQISLWVTAAAKQIQLIRKLYFSKVMRMEIGWFDCTSVGELNTRMSDDINKINDAIADQVSIFVQRFTTFVCGFCVGFVKGWKLTLVIIAASPLIGVGAGLMALFVSKLTGMELQAYAKAGSVADEVLSSIRTVAAFGGEKKEVQRYDRNLVSAQRWGIRKGLIVGFFTGFMWLVIFLCYGLAFWYGSSLVVDTKEYTPGTLLQVFFGVLIAAMNLGQASPCLEAFASGRGAATIIFETIDREPEIDCLSEAGYKLDRVKGDIEFHNVTFHYPSRPEVKILDQLNVVVKSGETTAFVGSSGAGKSTAIQLIQRFYDPKEGMVTLDGHDIRGLNIQWLRSLIGIVEQEPVLFATTIAENIRYGRPGVSDKDIITAAKEANAYNFIMDLPQKFDTLVGEGGGQMSGGQKQRIAIARALVRNPRILLLDMATSALDNESEAVVQAALDKVRMGRTTISIAHRLSTIKNADVIVGFEHGQAVERGKHNELLERKGVYFTLVTLQSQGDKALNEKARQMADHEDEPERLKLSRAGSYRDSLRASIRRRSRSQLSNLIPEASVPTGDISISRPDNDKNAFLEEDDELVEPASAARILKYNTPEWPYMLFGSIGAAINGGVNPVYSLLFSQILATFSVQDPVAQRKEINSICLFFVVVGIVSFFTQLLQGYAFSKSGELLTRRLRRLGFQAMLGQEVGWFDDHRNSPGALTTRLATDASQVQGATGSQIGMIVNSLANIGVALIISFYFSWKLTLLILCFLPFIALSSGFQASMLTGFAKQDKEAMEAAGQISGEALNNIRTIAGLGKEKTFVEMYEAQLDAPYQAALKKANVYGACYGFSQCIIFLTNSGSYRFGGYLVQKEGLHFSLVFRVISAIVTSGTALGRASSYTPDYAKAKISAARFFQLLDRVPQISVYNDKGEKWDNFQGNIDFIDCKFTYPSRPDIQVLNGLNVSVKPGQTLAFVGSSGCGKSTSVQLLERFYDPNHGKVLIDGHDTTRVNVSFLRSKIGIVSQEPILFDCSIAENIKYGDNLREISMNEVISAAKKAQLHDFVMALPEKYDTNVGSQGSQLSRGQKQRIAIARAIIRDPKILLLDEATSALDTESEKTVQEALDKARQGRTCIVIAHRLSTIQNSDIIAVMSRGIVIEKGAHDQLMALKGAYYKLVTTGAPIS, via the exons ATGCCAACAGGATCTGTGAAACTGCAAAGCATAAAACAACTAGGACAGGAAAACCACAGCTATGAGGTTTCAGATGAAG AACCAACTGGCTCATATAT AACAATTACACATTCCAAGAAGGATGAAAA AGCTCAGAAAAATGAAGAGCAACCAGCCATTAGAGTCGGCTTCTTTGAGCTG TTCCGCTTTGCCACGTGCAAAGACAtactgatgatggtggtgggtTGCTTGTGCGCATTGCTGCATGGCTCAGCCCAGCCTCTCATGCTGCTGGTGTTCGGCCTGCTCACTGATGCCTTCATCGAGTACGACATTGAGCTACAAGAACTGAGTGACGACCGCAAGGAGTGCGTGAACAACACCATCCAGTGGAAAAAGAACTACACTGCAGCGTACAACCTGTCAGCGCCCATAAACCAGTCAGATATCGGCCTTCTCAATTCAACTCTCGAGATGTTCGTACCACTGGAGAACAGAACATGTGG GCTTCTTGACATTGAATATGAAATGATGATGTTTGCCTTCTATTACGCTGGGAttggagcagctgtgttttTGCTAGGATACCTTCAG ATCTCCCTGTGGGTGACTGCTGCTGCCAAGCAGATTCAGCTCATCAGGAAATTGTACTTCAGCAAAGTGATGAGGATGGAGATCGGCTGGTTCGACTGCACCTCTGTCGGGGAGCTCAACACTCGCATGTCAGA TGACATAAACAAGATCAATGATGCCATTGCGGATCAAGTTTCCATATTTGTGCAGCGTTTCACCACCTTTGTGTGTGGTTTTTGCGTTGGCTTTGTCAAAGGATGGAAGTTAACACTTGTCATAATCGCAGCAAGTCCGCTGATTGGTGTCGGAGCAGGTCTTATGGCTCTG TTTGTGTCTAAGCTAACCGGGATGGAGCTGCAGGCCTATGCTAAAGCTGGGTCTGTAGCTGATGAGGTCCTGTCCTCTATCAGAACTGTGGCTGCTTTTGGAGGAGAGAAAAAGGAAGTGCAAAG GTACGACAGGAACCTGGTCTCCGCTCAGCGCTGGGGCATTAGAAAGGGTTTGATTGTGGGGTTTTTCACTGGCTTTATGTGGCTAGTTATCTTCCTTTGTTATGGTCTGGCCTTCTGGTATGGCTCCTCACTGGTTGTGGACACTAAAGAATACACACCAGGAACACTGCTGCAG GTGTTCTTTGGGGTTCTGATAGCAGCCATGAATTTGGGGCAAGCCTCTCCGTGTCTGGAGGCTTTTGCGTCAGGTCGTGGAGCTGCGACTATAATCTTTGAGACTATAGACAGA GAGCCAGAGATTGACTGCTTATCTGAAGCTGGATATAAGCTCGACAGGGTCAAAGGGGACATTGAATTTCACAATGTCACCTTCCACTACCCATCCAGACCTGAAGTAAAG ATCCTGGACCAGCTCAATGTTGTAGTGAAGTCGGGGGAGACCACAGCCTTTGTGGGGTCAAGCGGAGCTGGGAAGAGCACCGCCATTCAACTCATCCAGCGTTTTTATGACCCTAAAGAGGGGATG GTGACCCTGGATGGTCATGACATCAGAGGGCTGAACATCCAGTGGCTGCGTTCTCTGATCGGTATAGTGGAGCAGGAGCCTGTGCTGTTTGCCACGACCATTGCAGAGAACATACGCTACGGTCGCCCTGGTGTCTCTGACAAGGACATCATCACTGCTGCAAAGGAGGCCAACGCGTACAACTTCATCATGGACCTGCCACAG AAATTTGACACCTTGGTCGGGGAGGGTGGAGGCCAGATGAGCGGCGGGCAGAAACAGAGGATTGCTATAGCACGAGCGCTGGTCAGGAACCCTCGTATCCTGCTGCTGGACATGGCTACCTCAGCTCTTGATAACGAGAGTGAAGCTGTAGTTCAAGCAGCTTTGGATAAA GTACGAATGGGCCGCACAACTATCTCTATTGCTCATCGTCTGTCCACCATAAAGAACGCTGATGTGATTGTGGGCTTTGAGCACGGCCAGGCCGTAGAGAGGGGAAAACACAATGAACTTCTGGAGAGGAAGGGTGTCTACTTCACTCTTGTCACCCTGCAGAGCCAAGGAGACAAGGCTCTGAATGAAAAGGCTCGGCAAA TGGCCGACCATGAAGACGAGCCCGAGAGACTAAAGCTATCTAGAGCAGGCAGTTACCGTGACAGTTTGAG AGCCTCCATCCGCAGGCGGTCCAGGTCCCAGTTGTCAAACCTGATCCCAGAAGCCTCCGTTCCAACTGGAGACATTTCTATATCTCGACCAGATAACGAcaag AATGCATTCCTAGAAGAGGACGATGAACTTGTGGAACCTGCTTCAGCTGCCAGGATCCTAAAGTACAACACACCTGAGTGGCCATATATGCTTTTTGGATCCATTGGGGCTGCAATAAATGGAGGGGTCAACCCCGTCTACTCTCTGCTGTTCAGTCAAATCCTGGCG ACTTTCTCAGTACAAGATCCTGTGGCTCAGAGGAAGGAGATCAACAGCATCTGCCTGTTCTTTGTTGTGGTTGGCATTGTCTCTTTCTTCACCCAGTTGCTGCAG GGTTACGCCTTCTCTAAGTCTGGAGAACTGCTGACCCGCAGGTTACGTCGGCTTGGCTTCCAAGCCATGCTGGGCCAAGAGGTTGGATGGTTTGATGATCACAGGAACAGTCCAGGAGCTCTGACCACACGTCTGGCCACTGATGCCTCACAAGTGCAAGGA GCTACGGGCTCACAGATCGGCATGATCGTCAACTCTCTGGCAAACATTGGCGTTGCACTTATCATTTCCTTCTACTTCAGCTGGAAGCTCACACTGCTGATCCTTTGCTTTCTGCCGTTCATTGCTCTGTCAAGTGGCTTCCAGGCTTCAATGCTCACAGGTTTCGCCAAACAGGACAAGGAGGCCATGGAAGCGGCTGGACAG ATTTCTGGTGAAGCTCTGAACAACATTCGCACCATCGCTGGCTTGGGGAAGGAGAAGACCTTTGTGGAGATGTATGAGGCCCAGCTGGACGCGCCATATCAAGCAGCCCTGAAGAAGGCGAATGTATATGGAGCTTGCTATGGTTTTTCCCAGTGCATAATTTTCTTGACAAACTCAGGCTCCTACAGGTTTGGAGGTTATTTGGTGCAAAAGGAGGGGCTCCATTTCAGTTTGGTGTTCAG GGTAATTTCAGCCATTGTCACCAGTGGCACAGCCCTCGGCAGAGCCTCCTCTTACACACCTGACTATGCCAAAGCCAAGATCTCAGCAGCACGTTTTTTCCAGCTACTAGACCGCGTGCCTCAGATCAGTGTCTACAATGACAAGGGAGAAAAATGG gATAACTTCCAAGGGAACATTGACTTCATTGACTGCAAGTTCACCTACCCCTCTAGGCCAGACATCCAAGTCCTGAATGGGCTGAATGTTTCAGTGAAACCTGGCCAGACACTGGCCTTTGTGGGCAGCAGTGGCTGTGGGAAGAGCACTAGTGTACAGCTGCTCGAGAGGTTTTATGATCCCAACCACGGCAAAGTG CTGATTGATGGCCATGACACCACTCGCGTCAACGTGTCTTTCCTGCGTTCCAAGATTGGCATCGTGTCCCAGGAGCCCATCCTGTTTGACTGCAGCATCGCAGAGAACATTAAGTATGGCGACAACTTGCGAGAAATCAGCATGAATGAGGTCATCTCTGCCGCAAAGAAGGCCCAGCTTCATGACTTTGTCATGGCCCTTCCTGAG AAATACGACACCAACGTGGGCTCTCAGGGGTCTCAGTTATCTCGTGGCCAGAAGCAGCGCATTGCCATCGCCAGGGCAATCATACGTGACCCTAAGATCCTGCTCCTTGACGAGGCTACCTCCGCCCTGGACACCGAGAGCGAGAAG ACTGTGCAAGAAGCCCTGGACAAAGCCAGACAGGGACGGACCTGCATCGTCATTGCCCATCGCCTCTCTACCATCCAGAACTCTGACATCATTGCCGTCATGTCCAGAGGCATTGTGATCGAGAAAGGAGCACACGACCAGCTCATGGCCCTGAAGGGAGCCTATTACAAGCTGGTTACAACAGGAGCACCGATCAGCTAA